Proteins co-encoded in one Plectropomus leopardus isolate mb chromosome 14, YSFRI_Pleo_2.0, whole genome shotgun sequence genomic window:
- the LOC121953996 gene encoding sodium channel and clathrin linker 1-like, with protein MESQLIETHNNTTELEVRLSVSEKQLEDLRTEDTVQSVQLSLIESRLTDSCNNTTELEVRLSVSEKQLENLKTESKELEVRLSVSEKQLEDLKAENTVQSVQLSLTESRLTDSCNTTTELEVRLSVGEKQLEDLKTESEVQSVQLSLMESRLTDSHNNTTALEVQLRSTETQLGQLENHTAALEVRLSVSEKQLEHLMAENTVQSVQLSLMESQLTETHSSTAVLSVRLNEAQDRLQQLRNINSGGLKVAFSAGLTDSGSVGPFNEQTTLIFSKTITNIGQAYNQTAGVFTAPVRGLYFFSFTAADYLKGYMGLYLYRNNQPIIFSLDLNDHGGYASTSNGVALQLEEGDGIRLSLPASYRLYDDSRNFSVFSGFLLFPL; from the exons ttcaGTCTGTTCAGCTTTCCTTGATAGAGTCcagactgacagacagctgcAACAACACCACAG AGCTGGAGGTCAGGCTGAGTGTCAGTgagaaacagctggaaaatcTGAAGACAGAAAGCAAAG AGCTTGAGGTCAGACTGAGTGTCAGTGAGAAACAGCTGGAAGATCTGAAGGCTGAAAACACAG ttcagtctgtTCAGCTTTCCTTGACGGAGTCcagactgacagacagctgcAACACCACCACAG AGCTTGAGGTCAGACTGAGTGTTGGTGAGAAACAGCTAGAAGATCTGAAGACAGAAAGCGAAG ttcaGTCTGTTCAGCTTTCCTTGATGGAGTCcagactgacagacagccaCAACAACACCACAG CTCTGGAGGTCCAACTGAGGTCCACTGAGACACAGCTGGGACAGCTGGAGAATCACACTGCAG CTCTGGAGGTCAGACTGAGTGTCAGCGAGAAACAGCTGGAACATCTGATGGCTGAAAACACAG tccaGTCTGTCCAACTTTCCTTGATGGAGTCACAACTGACAGAGACtcacagcagcactgcag ttcTGAGCGTCAGACTGAATGAAGCTCAAGATCGTCTGCAGCAGCTCCGAAACATAAACTCAG GTGGTCTGAAGGTGGCATTCTCAGCTGGACTGACTGATTCAGGGTCAGTCGGACCGTTCAACGAACAGACGACTCTGATCTTCTCTAAAACCATCACCAACATCGGCCAAGCTTACAACCAGACCGCAG GTGTGTTCACAGCTCCTGTCCGAGGACTTTACTTCTTCAGCTTCACGGCTGCAGATTACCTGAAGGGTTACATGGGACTCTACCTGTACAGGAACAACCAGCCAATCATCTTCAGCCTGGACCTCAACGACCATGGCGGCTACGCCTCCACGTCCAATGGCGTGGCTCTGCAGCTGGAGGAGGGCGACGGCATCCGCCTCAGCCTGCCCGCCAGCTACCGTCTCTACGACGACTCCCGAAACTTCAGCGTGTTCTCGGGTTTCCTGCTGTTCCCCCTCTGA